Proteins encoded by one window of Companilactobacillus ginsenosidimutans:
- a CDS encoding glucosaminidase domain-containing protein, with protein MNKRTKIKVGYTSFAIASVLLTMQISQTAHADTTSASTDQTPAVTNTASPASSQSTTTTSKTSSSSSVATTTVAPTTSGTSTDSSTAATTSSAKTAGSTTPTSTGSTTSPTQASPSSYQVTDTSSISQAAIDASIAQAGKANFYSDIKATTTMPVTSRASLSRSVTPEYSGSFQNNFLQEIKPYALAEWKEFKILPSLAAAQACDESYYGTELTGTYNYFGIKGEGTVSPTEEWNGSSLYETTQDFANFSSMPNGFIGYGEFMTAGPRYDNVIGNTNWYSAAEDVSADGWAGGPGYGAALISIIEEYGLDAWDKEAFNEFDFPQAPQNTGAVTVEFVPGYGVNAYNRAGYYVDKSRDVFMTGTSWKTWGSTVINGQEMFAVAPDEFLPMEYTNANDNYDVTINAFSGKGVTAYRANGTKVYGSESTFKTGTSWKIGGVDEINGAVMYAVGSDEYVPREDTQYGGIITISCTPGEGTDAYDSTGKVVPHSNWTFLSGTQWKVDRTQIINGQLMYRVSTDEYIPQGSTEYYAD; from the coding sequence ATGAACAAAAGAACAAAAATTAAAGTAGGTTACACGTCTTTTGCAATCGCATCAGTATTATTGACTATGCAAATTTCTCAAACGGCGCATGCGGATACAACTTCGGCAAGTACAGATCAAACACCTGCAGTTACCAACACTGCGTCCCCTGCGTCGAGTCAGAGTACGACGACTACAAGTAAGACAAGTTCTTCAAGTAGTGTGGCCACAACTACAGTAGCCCCAACCACCAGTGGCACTAGTACCGATTCTTCGACAGCTGCAACAACTAGCTCAGCGAAAACTGCCGGATCCACAACACCAACATCGACCGGATCCACAACGTCACCAACACAAGCAAGTCCCAGTAGCTATCAAGTGACCGATACCAGCTCAATTTCTCAAGCCGCAATTGACGCATCAATTGCCCAGGCGGGGAAAGCCAATTTTTATAGCGATATTAAAGCAACAACCACAATGCCAGTAACTTCAAGGGCATCGTTATCTCGGTCAGTGACACCTGAATATTCAGGCTCATTCCAGAATAACTTTTTGCAAGAAATTAAGCCCTATGCATTGGCTGAATGGAAAGAATTCAAGATTTTACCTTCGCTTGCTGCAGCCCAAGCCTGCGATGAGTCTTATTACGGCACAGAGTTGACAGGTACGTACAACTATTTCGGAATTAAAGGAGAGGGAACTGTTTCACCAACGGAGGAATGGAATGGATCAAGTTTGTATGAAACAACCCAAGATTTTGCAAACTTTTCATCCATGCCGAATGGATTCATAGGCTATGGTGAGTTTATGACTGCTGGGCCTAGATACGACAACGTAATCGGCAACACTAATTGGTATTCTGCAGCAGAAGATGTCTCTGCAGATGGCTGGGCAGGTGGACCTGGATATGGCGCTGCGCTAATTTCAATTATCGAAGAATACGGATTGGATGCTTGGGACAAAGAAGCATTCAACGAATTCGACTTTCCACAAGCACCACAAAACACAGGTGCTGTAACTGTTGAATTTGTACCAGGATACGGAGTTAATGCGTACAACCGTGCTGGCTATTATGTCGACAAAAGCCGTGACGTATTCATGACCGGAACATCTTGGAAAACATGGGGCTCAACCGTAATTAACGGACAAGAAATGTTCGCCGTAGCTCCAGATGAATTTTTGCCAATGGAGTACACAAACGCCAACGACAATTACGACGTAACAATCAACGCCTTCTCCGGAAAAGGAGTAACCGCATATCGTGCCAACGGAACCAAAGTATACGGTAGCGAATCAACCTTCAAGACCGGAACATCATGGAAAATTGGTGGCGTCGATGAAATCAATGGCGCGGTAATGTACGCCGTAGGATCAGACGAATACGTTCCAAGAGAAGACACCCAATACGGTGGAATCATCACAATCAGCTGTACACCTGGAGAGGGTACAGATGCATATGATTCAACCGGAAAAGTAGTTCCACACAGTAACTGGACTTTCTTGAGCGGAACACAATGGAAAGTCGACCGGACTCAGATTATTAACGGCCAGTTGATGTATCGAGTTTCAACGGACGAGTATATCCCCCAGGGGTCTACGGAGTACTATGCAGACTAG
- a CDS encoding glycosyltransferase family 2 protein: MKKISIIVPCFNEEETVNIYFDAMTKMKNEANKDQQKFIIEYWFIDDGSSDNTLKELQTLQQAHSDEVHYVSFSRNFGKESALYAGLTEATGDYVAVMDVDLQDPPDMFPTMFDILEQGEYDCVGSARQDRKGENPIVSFFSNAFYGVINKMSQTKIIPGARDFRLMTRQMVDSIKSMTEYNRFSKGIFSWVGFKTKYLPYKNHQRVAGTSSWNFWKLLKYALTGIIDFTEKPLSIATWFGGTFSVLSIVAIIAIIIRKIINPFSSVNGWASIVSVVLLIGGIQLISIGILGQYIGKIFLEVKKRPIYIVKEKK; the protein is encoded by the coding sequence ATGAAAAAAATATCAATAATCGTTCCCTGCTTCAATGAAGAGGAAACTGTTAATATTTATTTTGACGCCATGACGAAAATGAAAAATGAGGCCAACAAGGATCAGCAAAAATTCATCATCGAATACTGGTTTATTGATGATGGTTCGTCTGACAACACATTAAAGGAATTGCAGACACTACAACAAGCTCACAGCGATGAAGTACACTATGTTTCATTTTCAAGAAACTTCGGTAAAGAATCTGCCCTTTACGCTGGATTGACCGAAGCTACCGGCGATTATGTAGCCGTGATGGATGTTGATTTACAAGATCCACCTGACATGTTTCCAACGATGTTCGACATTTTGGAACAAGGCGAATACGACTGTGTAGGTTCAGCAAGACAAGACCGCAAAGGTGAAAACCCAATCGTATCCTTCTTCTCAAATGCTTTTTACGGAGTCATCAACAAAATGTCTCAAACAAAAATCATCCCCGGTGCGCGTGACTTCAGATTAATGACACGCCAAATGGTTGACTCAATCAAGTCAATGACCGAGTACAATCGTTTCTCAAAAGGAATCTTCAGCTGGGTTGGATTCAAGACAAAATATTTACCTTACAAGAATCACCAAAGAGTAGCCGGCACATCATCATGGAATTTCTGGAAATTACTAAAATACGCTTTGACCGGTATCATCGACTTCACCGAAAAGCCGCTCTCAATAGCAACTTGGTTTGGTGGAACATTCTCAGTTCTCTCAATCGTTGCTATCATTGCAATTATTATCAGAAAAATTATTAATCCATTTAGCTCGGTTAACGGCTGGGCATCAATTGTTTCGGTTGTGCTTTTGATTGGCGGGATTCAATTGATTAGTATCGGGATTTTGGGTCAGTATATCGGCAAGATTTTCCTTGAGGTTAAGAAGCGTCCTATTTATATTGTTAAAGAGAAAAAATAA
- a CDS encoding glycosyltransferase — translation MLILKIILGISFFATLFTFALSIATFFFPVRKSTPDKFLSDYKVYILMPVLNEYSVIKDTVERFFNDSYYSYKNNVHLVLIDDRSTDGSTDILKKLNQRFHNFHVIKRTFPVAQHGKGEALNSGIEYIKQHNTWPEEKTIIGVIDADATMSIVDINKMVNVFDEDNDLAMAQSRVAMNQTNNWLETLQDYEFVVPNSLLQNMRNYFGNAAGAGNGQFFRLSVLTEEHPWGHALLEDFEISTKLLLRDKKTTFVPDILVYQEPVSKVRGFIRQRARWAQGSLDCLKLLGKKTISSNLSFWEKFEMVLFMCSTMISFIIIIANLFSLISIILGLAVVNYSAPWWMITTLILGLLLVIFSIIQYYRYINIPLWRAVSCIIYFYIYMILIIPIVIIAFWNFITGHNSWDKTTHGLKESER, via the coding sequence ATGCTTATTTTGAAAATAATTTTGGGTATCTCTTTTTTTGCGACGTTGTTTACGTTTGCATTAAGTATTGCAACGTTCTTCTTCCCCGTAAGAAAGAGTACTCCAGATAAATTCTTATCAGATTACAAAGTTTACATTCTAATGCCAGTCCTGAATGAATATTCAGTCATCAAAGACACCGTCGAAAGATTTTTCAATGACAGTTATTATAGCTACAAAAATAACGTCCATTTAGTCTTGATTGATGACCGAAGCACCGACGGATCAACCGATATTTTGAAAAAATTGAATCAACGTTTCCACAATTTCCATGTCATCAAACGGACTTTCCCGGTTGCTCAACATGGTAAAGGTGAAGCGTTAAACTCCGGTATTGAGTACATCAAGCAACACAATACTTGGCCTGAAGAAAAAACAATCATTGGCGTTATCGATGCTGATGCCACAATGTCGATTGTTGATATCAATAAAATGGTCAACGTCTTTGATGAAGATAATGATCTAGCTATGGCTCAAAGTCGAGTTGCAATGAACCAAACTAACAACTGGCTTGAAACTTTGCAAGACTACGAATTTGTTGTTCCAAATTCTCTACTCCAAAATATGCGTAATTACTTCGGAAATGCTGCCGGAGCCGGAAATGGTCAATTTTTCAGACTCAGCGTCTTAACTGAAGAACATCCCTGGGGTCATGCCCTTCTTGAAGATTTCGAAATTAGTACGAAACTATTGCTTCGTGATAAAAAAACCACCTTTGTCCCTGACATTCTGGTTTATCAAGAACCAGTCTCAAAGGTACGCGGATTTATCCGTCAACGTGCTCGCTGGGCACAAGGTAGTTTAGACTGTTTAAAACTTCTCGGTAAAAAAACAATCTCAAGTAATCTCAGCTTTTGGGAAAAATTTGAGATGGTTCTGTTTATGTGTTCAACAATGATAAGTTTTATTATAATAATTGCGAACCTATTCTCATTAATTTCCATCATACTAGGGCTAGCGGTTGTGAACTATTCCGCTCCTTGGTGGATGATCACAACGTTGATACTAGGACTACTATTAGTGATCTTTTCAATTATTCAATATTATCGCTACATCAACATTCCCTTGTGGAGAGCGGTAAGTTGTATTATTTACTTCTATATTTACATGATTTTAATTATCCCAATCGTCATCATCGCCTTCTGGAACTTTATCACTGGGCACAATAGCTGGGATAAAACCACTCACGGACTCAAGGAAAGCGAAAGATAA
- a CDS encoding acetate/propionate family kinase has product MKIMSINAGSSTLKWKLFEMPEKTEIASGMIDRLGSPKAVFKLKYNGKKTEREEAIESNEIAVLSILSALKDASIIDHFEDITAFGHRVVAGGEHFKKSEIVTDENLNMIQELAEYAPLHNKVEAYYISVFKKLVPKAIQVAVFDTSFFSQIPEVNYLYSIPMDYYKNFKARRYGAHGTSHRYIAQRLNEIVPGGIEDKNVIVLHLGSGASISAIKNGKAFDISMGFTPLAGITMSSRSGDLDVSVIPYLMKKLGLTDVEDMVDILNNKSGLLGLSGISADMRDIEDAAANDNDKRAQLSLDIYRNRIIKYVGSYIAEMGGVDVIAFTAGVGENSPEVREDILNGISYMGTKVDTESNHSRGKEVKITTDDSKIAAYAVPTNEELMIAQDTYHFAQLLN; this is encoded by the coding sequence ATGAAGATAATGTCTATAAATGCAGGTAGCTCTACTTTGAAATGGAAACTTTTCGAGATGCCTGAGAAAACCGAAATTGCCTCCGGAATGATTGACCGTCTTGGCTCACCAAAAGCCGTTTTCAAATTAAAATATAACGGCAAGAAAACTGAACGTGAAGAAGCTATCGAATCCAATGAAATAGCCGTGCTTTCGATTTTAAGTGCGCTAAAAGATGCAAGTATCATTGACCATTTCGAAGATATTACCGCATTTGGGCATCGTGTCGTTGCCGGTGGAGAACACTTCAAGAAGTCAGAAATCGTTACTGACGAAAATTTAAACATGATACAAGAATTGGCCGAATATGCTCCGCTACATAATAAGGTCGAAGCATATTATATCAGCGTTTTTAAAAAATTGGTTCCAAAAGCAATCCAAGTCGCAGTATTTGATACATCATTTTTCTCACAAATTCCAGAAGTTAATTATTTGTACAGTATTCCAATGGATTACTACAAGAACTTCAAGGCTCGCCGCTATGGAGCTCACGGAACTAGCCACAGATATATCGCCCAACGATTGAACGAAATCGTGCCAGGTGGAATCGAAGACAAGAACGTCATCGTCCTTCACTTAGGTAGTGGTGCATCAATTTCCGCAATCAAGAACGGCAAAGCTTTCGACATCTCAATGGGCTTCACACCACTGGCCGGAATCACAATGAGCAGTAGAAGTGGAGACCTAGATGTTTCCGTAATCCCATACCTTATGAAAAAATTAGGCTTGACGGACGTTGAAGACATGGTTGACATCTTGAATAATAAATCAGGATTACTCGGATTATCCGGAATCTCCGCCGATATGAGAGATATCGAGGATGCAGCCGCAAATGACAACGACAAGCGTGCTCAATTGTCACTAGATATTTATCGTAATCGTATTATTAAATACGTTGGTTCATACATTGCCGAAATGGGTGGCGTTGATGTTATTGCATTTACCGCTGGTGTTGGTGAGAACAGTCCTGAGGTTCGTGAGGATATCTTGAATGGAATTAGTTACATGGGTACAAAAGTAGACACAGAAAGCAACCATAGCCGAGGTAAGGAAGTTAAGATTACTACCGACGACTCAAAAATAGCTGCATATGCTGTGCCTACAAATGAGGAACTTATGATTGCTCAAGATACTTATCACTTTGCTCAATTATTGAACTAG
- a CDS encoding 1,4-dihydroxy-2-naphthoate polyprenyltransferase produces the protein MKPSVFFELVEIKAKTASVFPFLMGTLYAYYHWHSISLLNLVLFFIAMFLFNMAVDINDNYWDYKNATGVESFRRETNVIGVNHLNIHMIGWIDFTFSLIAAIIGLYIVYQTGLPLLFMGLFSFAVGFLYAGGPKPINRGPLGEFFAGFTMGFVIYLIAIYINVHDAPGVIFDFKFYGDILLSSLLTCFAISNLLLANNIADEAEDKTLGRKTLVYYLRKENSLFILNSLYVLGYLALICSIIIGLLPKTMYLLLLITPIIYKNTRQFSHNPIKKETFPLIIKNLFIITLSEVVTFFIGALINF, from the coding sequence GTGAAACCCTCAGTATTTTTCGAACTAGTCGAAATAAAAGCCAAAACGGCAAGTGTCTTCCCATTTCTAATGGGAACATTATACGCGTACTACCATTGGCATTCCATTAGTTTGCTGAACCTCGTACTATTCTTCATCGCCATGTTCTTGTTCAATATGGCCGTAGATATCAATGATAATTATTGGGATTATAAAAACGCTACCGGTGTAGAAAGTTTTCGTCGTGAAACTAACGTAATTGGCGTCAATCATCTTAACATTCATATGATTGGATGGATCGACTTCACCTTTAGTTTAATCGCCGCAATAATCGGCCTTTACATTGTATACCAAACAGGTCTACCACTGCTATTTATGGGCTTGTTCTCATTTGCAGTTGGATTCCTCTATGCTGGTGGACCAAAACCTATCAACCGTGGACCTCTCGGCGAATTCTTTGCCGGATTCACCATGGGATTTGTAATCTATCTAATTGCCATTTACATCAATGTACACGATGCACCTGGTGTTATTTTCGATTTCAAATTTTATGGTGACATCTTATTATCGTCATTATTGACATGTTTTGCCATATCTAATTTATTGTTAGCTAACAACATTGCTGACGAAGCTGAAGATAAGACACTTGGTAGAAAAACGTTAGTTTACTACCTTCGCAAAGAAAACAGCCTATTCATTTTGAATTCATTGTACGTTTTGGGCTATCTTGCACTAATTTGTTCCATAATTATAGGACTGCTCCCAAAGACGATGTACTTGTTATTATTGATCACACCGATCATCTATAAAAACACTCGTCAATTCAGTCACAATCCTATTAAGAAGGAAACGTTCCCTCTAATTATAAAAAATTTGTTCATTATTACTTTATCTGAAGTTGTTACGTTCTTTATTGGAGCTTTGATTAACTTCTAG
- a CDS encoding polyprenyl synthetase family protein, which translates to MANSIWKEYPAMGKRIDRTTEFIHKSLDMRNEAIAKMIKDLTSGGKMLRPAFFLIFSSFGPDKKTDKELIPLAASLELLHVATLIHDDVIDDSPLRRSKPTVHTKYGKRNAIYAGDYMFTLYFETISRYLPQQSQILTNALSMKKILIGELDQLLINFNVDATAKMYFREVAGKTAELFSLSTMMGATISGGDHELIARSKNIGHEIGMAFQIIDDILDFGDSRDTGKPNFEDLRNGVYSLPYILGLQDKNAELISVLSKNELNNDDINEAARIVVDNGYLDQAKGIARTYSKHALKRIAKLPRGKNKTALNKIVEELMDRIE; encoded by the coding sequence ATGGCAAATTCTATTTGGAAAGAATATCCAGCTATGGGGAAGCGAATAGATCGCACGACGGAATTTATTCACAAAAGCTTGGACATGCGCAACGAAGCGATTGCAAAGATGATCAAGGACCTTACATCTGGAGGGAAGATGTTGAGGCCAGCATTCTTCTTAATCTTTAGCAGCTTTGGACCTGATAAAAAAACAGATAAAGAATTAATACCACTAGCAGCCTCCCTCGAGTTGCTTCACGTAGCGACTTTGATTCATGATGACGTCATTGATGACTCACCATTGCGCCGTTCAAAGCCAACAGTTCACACAAAATACGGCAAACGTAATGCAATTTACGCGGGTGATTACATGTTCACGCTGTATTTCGAAACAATATCGAGATACTTGCCACAGCAGTCTCAAATTTTGACGAATGCCTTAAGTATGAAGAAAATTTTGATTGGCGAGTTAGATCAACTGCTAATCAACTTCAACGTCGATGCTACTGCAAAAATGTATTTCCGTGAAGTAGCTGGTAAGACGGCTGAATTGTTTAGCTTGAGTACGATGATGGGTGCAACTATCTCCGGCGGCGATCACGAGTTGATTGCTAGATCGAAGAACATCGGTCATGAAATAGGGATGGCCTTCCAAATTATCGATGATATTCTTGATTTCGGTGACAGTAGAGATACTGGAAAACCAAATTTTGAAGATTTACGTAACGGCGTTTACTCATTACCTTACATTTTAGGGTTACAAGATAAGAATGCAGAGTTGATTTCAGTATTGTCTAAAAACGAGTTAAACAACGATGATATTAACGAAGCAGCACGCATTGTCGTAGATAATGGTTATCTTGATCAAGCCAAGGGTATCGCAAGAACTTACAGCAAGCATGCGTTGAAACGCATTGCCAAGTTACCAAGAGGCAAGAATAAAACAGCTTTGAACAAAATTGTTGAAGAGTTAATGGACAGAATTGAGTGA
- the hisJ gene encoding histidinol-phosphatase HisJ, translating to MLSHQEFQEICCNYWNGHTHTEFCPHGSHEDTEDFIRQAINAGFKTYSITEHFPMPPQFYRMADGSKHAIDTAAMDYSELQAYFEKMEYLKAKYADQIRILVGFEFDYIDGCQEWTRSKLEEFGDKIDDAILSVHFLPTDGGLRSVDDNYEDFCDGVLRYYKTPVGVANKYLSTVLDAVKWSCDDKPARYGHITLYRKWRKQFKSDTAWSDTTTDHLIDKILKHVAKKNEMLDCNMSGLAKFSQCESSPYVSIIEKAADRGIKLIYGSDAHETSNVDQGLNEYLVQKLCKCGRV from the coding sequence ATGTTATCACATCAAGAATTTCAGGAGATCTGTTGTAACTACTGGAATGGTCACACTCATACTGAATTTTGTCCGCACGGTTCTCATGAAGATACTGAGGACTTCATCAGGCAAGCCATTAATGCTGGGTTTAAAACCTATTCAATTACCGAGCATTTTCCAATGCCTCCACAATTTTATAGGATGGCCGATGGCAGTAAGCATGCAATTGACACTGCAGCAATGGATTATTCGGAGCTGCAAGCATATTTTGAAAAAATGGAATATTTGAAAGCAAAGTATGCGGATCAAATCAGAATTTTAGTTGGATTTGAATTTGATTATATTGATGGATGTCAGGAGTGGACTCGCAGTAAGTTGGAAGAATTTGGCGACAAAATAGATGACGCAATATTGTCAGTTCATTTTCTACCAACGGATGGTGGCTTGCGTTCAGTTGATGACAACTATGAAGATTTTTGTGATGGGGTTTTGCGGTATTACAAGACTCCGGTCGGGGTTGCCAACAAGTATTTATCGACTGTTCTTGATGCGGTCAAGTGGAGCTGTGATGATAAACCTGCTAGATATGGACATATAACGTTATATCGAAAATGGAGAAAACAGTTTAAATCTGATACAGCATGGTCGGATACAACGACTGACCATTTGATTGATAAAATTTTAAAACACGTTGCCAAGAAAAATGAGATGCTCGACTGTAATATGTCAGGCTTGGCCAAGTTTAGTCAATGTGAGTCGTCACCATATGTGTCGATTATTGAAAAGGCTGCTGATAGAGGGATCAAGTTGATTTATGGATCGGATGCACACGAGACAAGCAATGTTGACCAAGGGCTAAACGAGTATTTGGTCCAAAAATTATGTAAATGTGGGAGAGTTTGA
- a CDS encoding metallophosphoesterase family protein, whose amino-acid sequence MELTAHDGRPFRICQLTDIHLGSYPFGESDLKTLSSLRKLFTQKKFHLIMITGDIIWGNNNSTAKESLSVFYDFLNSLKTPVAITYGNHDVEGPLKRSDMRSMEKKLEFFADRHNNFLNNNRESYTLEINDRDTGELQNVVYVWDSGSYTHWPKLDEYAAIEPEQIQWFLNLPYARSIENHDVGFMHIPIPEYRMAVKNITSGQFGEDICAPKINSGLFYALLRRKNVKAIFAGHDHDNNFSSSLDGIELNYGNTTGYNCYGSIPRGCVEINLYEDRIEKFVITFESMEEITRV is encoded by the coding sequence ATGGAATTAACAGCACACGATGGAAGGCCGTTTCGAATTTGCCAATTAACTGATATACACCTGGGTTCATACCCCTTTGGTGAATCGGATTTGAAAACACTTAGCTCCCTACGCAAGCTATTTACACAAAAGAAGTTTCATTTAATTATGATTACAGGGGATATCATTTGGGGAAACAACAATTCAACCGCCAAGGAAAGCCTCTCCGTTTTCTACGATTTTCTGAACTCTTTGAAAACTCCGGTCGCTATTACTTATGGTAATCATGATGTGGAGGGTCCATTAAAGCGCAGTGATATGCGTTCCATGGAGAAAAAGCTTGAATTCTTTGCGGACCGACACAACAATTTTTTGAATAACAATCGTGAGAGTTACACTTTAGAGATAAATGATCGAGATACCGGTGAATTACAAAATGTGGTCTATGTTTGGGATAGTGGCTCTTATACACATTGGCCAAAATTGGATGAGTATGCTGCTATTGAGCCTGAACAAATTCAATGGTTCTTGAATTTGCCTTATGCGCGTTCGATTGAAAATCATGATGTTGGTTTTATGCATATTCCAATTCCTGAATATCGTATGGCTGTTAAAAATATAACTTCTGGTCAATTTGGAGAAGATATTTGTGCGCCGAAGATTAATTCTGGACTGTTTTACGCGTTGCTTAGGAGAAAGAATGTGAAGGCAATTTTTGCAGGTCATGATCATGATAATAACTTTTCTAGTAGTTTAGATGGAATCGAATTAAACTACGGTAACACAACTGGGTATAACTGTTACGGATCTATTCCACGAGGTTGTGTTGAAATTAATTTATATGAAGATCGCATTGAAAAATTTGTGATAACGTTTGAATCCATGGAAGAAATCACAAGGGTCTAG
- a CDS encoding VOC family protein, producing the protein MKSITPFLVYNGTAEAAMKYYEQCIRNATITRIDKYTQTDQYGDDGKVMIGVMTIAGEKVQFIDMKHDKPAPPMSWSNNLMLECSTIDEFEQAFKGLADGGKVYTGPISDSRWSKISWITDKFGLTWQLIL; encoded by the coding sequence ATGAAATCTATCACACCATTCTTGGTTTACAATGGCACGGCTGAAGCTGCCATGAAATATTACGAACAATGCATTAGAAATGCAACTATTACTAGAATAGACAAGTACACACAGACTGATCAATACGGTGATGATGGGAAAGTTATGATTGGCGTTATGACGATAGCCGGTGAAAAAGTACAATTTATCGATATGAAACATGACAAGCCTGCCCCACCAATGAGTTGGTCAAATAATTTGATGCTGGAATGCAGCACTATTGATGAATTTGAGCAGGCATTCAAAGGACTAGCTGATGGCGGAAAAGTTTATACAGGTCCAATTTCCGACAGTCGCTGGTCTAAGATTTCCTGGATTACAGACAAATTTGGTCTTACATGGCAATTAATCTTATAA
- a CDS encoding MerR family transcriptional regulator — translation MSQFTTGELAKLSNISVRTLQYYDKKDLLYPSSKTESGRRIYNDDDWKRLKLILLLKGMGLSLEAIKEILNSPNTSSILKLMLDEQEKRLKQQVADSQSQLKSIENMKRNLSDLDNVTIKNIDDIDRIMTNKKSLWKVHRNMLLFGLLIDVVEIGSLIYGFMTGKWIPFTIGMILVLICAGILSKYYFEETNYICPNCNYEFKPRFWKAFWAKHNLRARKLVCPNCGQQNYCVEVFDDTKTKR, via the coding sequence ATGTCACAATTTACTACTGGAGAATTGGCTAAGCTTAGTAATATTTCGGTTCGAACGCTTCAATATTATGATAAGAAGGATCTGTTGTATCCTTCTAGTAAGACTGAGAGTGGTCGTAGGATTTATAACGACGATGACTGGAAACGGCTTAAGTTGATTTTGCTTTTGAAGGGTATGGGGCTTAGTCTTGAGGCTATTAAGGAAATTTTGAATAGTCCCAATACTAGTTCGATTCTCAAGCTGATGCTCGATGAGCAGGAAAAACGTTTGAAGCAGCAAGTTGCTGATTCTCAGTCACAGCTTAAATCCATTGAAAATATGAAACGTAATTTGTCTGACTTAGATAATGTGACCATAAAAAATATCGATGACATCGACAGAATTATGACTAACAAGAAATCATTATGGAAAGTTCATCGCAATATGCTTCTATTTGGATTGTTAATAGACGTAGTCGAAATTGGCTCTCTGATTTACGGATTTATGACTGGTAAATGGATTCCATTTACCATTGGTATGATATTAGTTCTAATATGCGCTGGAATCTTATCCAAATATTATTTTGAGGAAACTAACTATATCTGCCCTAATTGTAATTACGAATTTAAACCTCGTTTTTGGAAAGCTTTCTGGGCTAAACATAATCTTCGTGCTAGAAAACTAGTTTGTCCTAACTGTGGACAGCAGAATTATTGTGTTGAAGTTTTTGATGATACTAAAACAAAAAGATGA